One Onthophagus taurus isolate NC chromosome 11, IU_Otau_3.0, whole genome shotgun sequence genomic window carries:
- the LOC111420287 gene encoding uncharacterized protein has translation MSMETFTGWEDEKLVEVVAKFPCIYDLLNPAHKDQIIIDNAWKEISQFVGRSVKDCKYRWRNIKDTYQKRLKKGKGTGSSATSKGKKWPLADMLTFLNKVDHKRESISNLQCDNTVIEDDNASTGDECLETGTCNAGDDSSIGNPIEHSLQPLLKRPRKRDKIVELMEARRNEREQIIKTLTQNKEHEIDVFFRSIAMSVKKLKPELINEAKMRSLQLIFELEQRNEYLINSQIPSTSTIYSSSTPTPTLSSLGGDSVDYNLL, from the exons atgtcCATGGAAACATTTACAGGTTGGGAAGATGAAAAGTTGGTGGAAGTGGTTGCAAAGTTTCCGTGTATTTATGATCTTTTAAATCCGGCTCATAAAGaccaaataataatagataatGCCTGGAAGGAAATATCGCAATTTGTAGGGAGATCAG TAAAGGATTGTAAATACAGATGGCGAAACATCAAAGACACATATCAAAAAAGACTTAAAAAGGGAAAAGGAACTGGATCGTCTGCAACGTCCAAAGGTAAGAAGTGGCCCTTAGCAGACATgttgacatttctaaataAAGTGGATCACAAACGAGA AAGCATATCAAACCTTCAATGTGATAACACAGTTATTGAAGACGATAACGCCAGCACTGGGGACGAATGCTTAGAAACAGGTACATGTAATGCTGGAGATGATTCTTCAATCGGTAATCCGATCGAACATTCTCTCCAACCTTTGCTCAAACGGCCGAGAAAAAGAGACAAAATTGTTGAGTTAATGGAAGCAAGACGGAATGAACGtgaacaaattattaaaacattaactCAGAACAAAGAGCATGAGATTGACGTCTTCTTCAGAAGCATTGCAATGTCCGTTAAAAAGTTGAAACCGGAACTTATTAATGAAGCAAAAATGCGATCATTACAGTTGATTTTTGAATTGGAACAACGCAATGAATACCTCATAAATTCTCAGATACCTTCCACATCAACTATTTATTCTTCATCGACACCGACGCCGACGCTGTCAAGTTTGGGTGGAGATTCAGTCGattacaatttattataa